Proteins encoded in a region of the Ruegeria sp. AD91A genome:
- a CDS encoding sulfatase-like hydrolase/transferase — MGRVSSFLTVFSVVCIGFTGAMADEIVHDAEYYVLHAQNGEAWGAEDVDLRAKLAELREKHGTPPNLIHIMWDDTAYGDLGIPAIQAVRGLDTPNINALAEEGMMFTHMYTEVGCTPSRAAAATGRLAVRSGMYNIGMLQESHGLADEEVTLGEVLGNAGYATAFYGKWHLGDIEESYPHNQGYDEALFTGYNQILSLNTREAEQGNASIGLFEDMLVENPYKLDDTFITKDWVMVAEGTAGGETLQWGDNTLETYEMIDAEGLKRMFAFMERNVEAGKPFYVANWPMMSSFLPIRPKCTRARSLLQNGLQCTVDPLIADIRAKLEELGVSENTLIVAMADNGPMSHNPPPGTGFAETIFRGGKGDFLEGGVRVPAFAVWPSVIEPGSLPSDMIHITDLFTTFASLGGAMAHIPTDRVIDGIDQTALLLNGDTNGRRDYSFTYAGPALGAVVKGDYKRHMISPDPVGEASGIPAAFYFLPSDPREVQPMLTNLIHLKRPFNRMVLRHNLWKQKYPDRPEKHGIPWTGIANASEALKREQDPQIVLKDLPFDPLEYIEHLDELPFDRSMDPSIGQ, encoded by the coding sequence ATGGGACGGGTTTCCTCATTCCTGACGGTCTTTTCAGTAGTTTGCATCGGGTTTACAGGTGCAATGGCAGACGAGATCGTTCACGATGCCGAGTATTATGTTCTGCATGCGCAGAATGGCGAAGCATGGGGAGCGGAAGATGTTGATCTTCGGGCGAAGCTTGCTGAACTGCGCGAAAAGCACGGCACACCACCCAACCTGATCCACATCATGTGGGATGACACTGCTTATGGTGATCTCGGCATTCCGGCGATTCAGGCCGTGCGTGGTCTGGACACACCCAACATCAACGCCCTTGCCGAAGAAGGCATGATGTTCACCCACATGTATACCGAGGTTGGTTGCACTCCCAGCCGCGCGGCAGCGGCCACCGGCCGGCTCGCGGTGCGTTCGGGCATGTACAACATCGGAATGCTGCAAGAGAGCCATGGCCTAGCCGACGAAGAGGTCACGCTGGGCGAAGTGCTGGGCAATGCAGGCTATGCCACCGCCTTCTACGGCAAATGGCACCTTGGTGACATCGAGGAAAGCTATCCTCACAATCAGGGCTACGACGAAGCGCTGTTCACCGGTTACAACCAGATCCTGTCGCTGAATACTCGCGAGGCCGAGCAGGGCAATGCCTCAATCGGCCTTTTTGAGGACATGCTTGTCGAAAACCCCTACAAGCTCGACGATACGTTCATCACCAAGGATTGGGTGATGGTGGCCGAGGGCACCGCAGGCGGTGAGACACTGCAATGGGGCGACAATACACTCGAAACCTACGAGATGATTGACGCCGAGGGCCTCAAACGCATGTTTGCGTTTATGGAGCGCAACGTCGAAGCCGGCAAGCCATTCTATGTGGCAAACTGGCCAATGATGTCTAGCTTTCTGCCGATCCGTCCGAAATGCACGCGCGCACGCTCATTGCTACAGAACGGGTTGCAATGCACGGTTGACCCGTTGATCGCTGACATCCGCGCCAAGCTCGAGGAACTGGGTGTCTCTGAAAACACCCTGATCGTGGCCATGGCCGACAACGGCCCGATGTCGCACAACCCGCCTCCAGGCACCGGATTTGCCGAAACCATCTTCCGCGGTGGCAAGGGTGACTTCCTCGAAGGCGGCGTGCGTGTACCGGCCTTTGCAGTCTGGCCCAGCGTGATCGAACCAGGGTCGCTGCCCAGCGACATGATCCACATCACCGACCTGTTCACCACCTTTGCCAGTCTTGGCGGTGCAATGGCCCATATCCCGACTGACCGCGTGATCGACGGCATTGACCAGACCGCGCTGCTTCTGAACGGGGATACCAACGGGCGGCGTGATTACTCCTTTACCTATGCCGGACCCGCATTGGGTGCGGTTGTAAAAGGCGACTACAAGCGCCACATGATCTCGCCCGATCCGGTGGGCGAAGCCAGCGGTATTCCGGCGGCGTTTTACTTCCTGCCATCTGACCCACGCGAGGTGCAGCCGATGCTGACCAACCTGATCCACCTCAAGCGGCCCTTCAACCGGATGGTGCTGCGCCATAACCTGTGGAAGCAGAAGTATCCGGATCGCCCCGAAAAGCACGGCATCCCGTGGACTGGAATTGCCAATGCTTCCGAGGCGCTGAAGCGTGAGCAGGACCCTCAGATCGTTTTGAAAGATCTGCCCTTCGACCCGCTGGAATACATCGAACATTTGGACGAACTTCCGTTTGATCGGAGCATGGATCCAAGCATCGGTCAGTAA
- the gntH gene encoding guanitoxin biosynthesis MBL fold metallo-hydrolase GntH, translating to MKSIMNSTTGALLALGLSLAGTALAQNALPTGRTASAIENGVYPASYFPNTEILGADEMRITALGTGMPNQTKAAVSISFYVELGNGDVFLFDIGTGATGNLFSLRPDFAKIDKVFFSHLHVDHVGDFMGLHVGGWLSGRYTPLRIFGPSGSEDELGTKAYVDGMSKAYAWDLATRTGALPDDGAKLDVTEFDYMQENEIVYQENDVTIRSWPAIHSLDGSVSYSLEWNGLKYVFGGDTYPNKWYVEYAKGADIASHEAFLPPAALAPYFGWDMKQATYVATRIHTEPAAFGKVMSAVEPRMALGYHSVLSPENYQAILEGVRSTYDGPLTLARDLQVINVTKDQIVVREASVDDYVLPPAVSDEYINAPRSKEKEPSDKVNAGKWEGYTPPPMPDN from the coding sequence ATGAAAAGCATTATGAATTCCACGACTGGCGCACTATTGGCTTTGGGTTTGTCGTTGGCTGGCACCGCTTTAGCGCAAAACGCGCTGCCGACTGGTCGAACTGCTTCTGCAATTGAAAACGGTGTTTATCCCGCGTCATACTTTCCCAACACTGAAATCCTTGGCGCGGATGAGATGCGTATCACGGCATTGGGTACGGGGATGCCAAACCAAACCAAAGCGGCCGTTTCTATTTCGTTTTATGTGGAACTTGGGAATGGGGACGTCTTTCTGTTTGACATAGGAACGGGCGCAACGGGAAACCTGTTCTCGCTGCGACCGGACTTCGCAAAGATCGACAAGGTCTTCTTTAGCCATTTGCATGTTGATCACGTTGGAGACTTCATGGGCCTCCACGTCGGAGGTTGGCTTTCGGGCAGATATACACCGCTCCGCATCTTCGGCCCGTCCGGATCAGAAGATGAACTGGGCACCAAAGCCTATGTTGATGGCATGTCCAAAGCTTACGCCTGGGACTTGGCCACGCGAACGGGCGCGCTGCCGGACGATGGAGCAAAGCTTGATGTCACCGAATTCGACTACATGCAGGAAAACGAAATTGTCTATCAGGAGAACGATGTCACGATCCGGTCCTGGCCTGCGATCCACAGCCTTGATGGTTCCGTGAGCTACTCACTGGAATGGAATGGGCTGAAGTACGTCTTTGGTGGCGATACTTACCCAAACAAATGGTATGTCGAATATGCCAAAGGGGCGGACATAGCGTCTCACGAGGCTTTTCTGCCACCTGCGGCGCTGGCCCCGTATTTTGGCTGGGATATGAAACAGGCCACCTATGTTGCCACGCGCATTCACACCGAACCCGCAGCCTTTGGCAAAGTGATGTCCGCCGTCGAGCCGCGCATGGCGCTGGGGTATCACTCGGTTCTTTCGCCAGAAAACTATCAGGCAATCCTGGAAGGTGTCCGTTCGACTTACGATGGGCCCCTGACACTGGCACGAGATCTACAGGTGATAAACGTAACCAAGGATCAGATCGTTGTTCGGGAAGCGAGCGTCGATGACTATGTGTTGCCGCCTGCGGTAAGCGATGAGTATATCAATGCCCCGCGTTCAAAAGAAAAAGAACCGTCCGACAAAGTCAACGCGGGTAAATGGGAGGGTTACACGCCACCGCCGATGCCGGATAATTAA
- a CDS encoding amidohydrolase family protein, producing the protein MIFDAERPEKTLITNINIFDGVNDGLKAGSVLIEGSLISEISEGTIDAPDAVVIDGGGRTLMPGMIDGHAHVMINDDFGPVERDLDITDISYNAVIVSERFVRDGFTTVRDMGGPAFGLARAINLGRVVGPRLYPSGAFISQTSGHGDFRDRADAGFSIKDAGDLSNFERMGIGNVVDGVPEALKATRLNLRNGATQIKIMGGGGGSSRFDPIDTTQFTENEICAITGAAADWGTYVAAHTFTDRAVNRLLDCGVKTFEHGFFISEETMQRIAAEGGYMVPQMWGISPDLARNPLMPADKIPMVEELGKQYADFGRNLLKNGVKVVFASDYVGKFADAERARRYEIWWRTQTFDSNFEVLKQLTSTAGEMIAMSGPRNPYQDGKLGVIEAGAYADLILVDGNPLEDITVIGGTDQWFDAPEEWEPIDTIDFVMLNGAVYVNELD; encoded by the coding sequence ATGATTTTCGACGCAGAGCGGCCTGAGAAAACGCTTATTACAAACATCAACATCTTCGATGGCGTTAACGATGGCTTGAAAGCAGGAAGCGTGCTTATCGAAGGCAGCCTAATCAGTGAGATTTCAGAGGGAACCATCGATGCACCGGATGCTGTTGTAATCGATGGCGGTGGCCGCACTCTCATGCCGGGTATGATAGATGGCCATGCTCATGTCATGATCAACGATGATTTCGGGCCAGTAGAGCGCGACCTCGACATTACTGACATCAGCTACAACGCGGTCATCGTTTCTGAACGTTTTGTCAGAGATGGGTTCACTACCGTGAGGGACATGGGAGGTCCTGCTTTTGGCTTGGCCAGAGCAATCAATTTAGGTCGCGTAGTCGGCCCGCGCTTGTATCCATCTGGCGCTTTTATCTCGCAGACTTCTGGCCATGGTGATTTCCGTGACCGCGCTGATGCAGGTTTTTCGATTAAGGATGCCGGCGACCTGTCGAATTTTGAACGCATGGGTATTGGTAATGTCGTAGACGGAGTTCCCGAGGCTCTGAAGGCCACGCGCTTGAACCTGCGTAACGGCGCCACACAGATCAAGATCATGGGCGGCGGCGGGGGCTCATCGCGCTTTGACCCAATCGACACGACGCAATTTACCGAAAATGAAATCTGCGCAATTACCGGCGCGGCGGCGGATTGGGGAACATACGTCGCGGCACATACCTTCACTGACCGCGCCGTTAACCGACTTCTTGATTGCGGCGTCAAAACTTTTGAACACGGGTTCTTCATTTCCGAAGAGACCATGCAGCGTATCGCAGCGGAAGGCGGGTATATGGTTCCGCAAATGTGGGGTATATCGCCTGACCTTGCACGCAACCCTCTTATGCCAGCAGACAAAATCCCGATGGTGGAAGAACTCGGCAAACAGTACGCTGATTTTGGGCGCAACCTTCTCAAGAACGGCGTCAAAGTCGTCTTTGCCTCTGACTACGTCGGCAAGTTCGCCGATGCAGAACGAGCGCGACGCTATGAAATCTGGTGGCGAACACAGACATTTGACAGCAATTTTGAAGTGTTGAAACAGTTGACTTCGACCGCTGGGGAAATGATCGCCATGTCAGGACCAAGGAACCCATATCAGGATGGCAAGCTAGGTGTGATCGAGGCTGGAGCATACGCTGATCTTATCCTGGTGGATGGAAATCCGCTTGAGGACATCACCGTAATTGGCGGTACTGATCAGTGGTTCGACGCACCAGAGGAATGGGAACCAATCGACACGATTGATTTCGTCATGCTCAATGGGGCGGTGTATGTGAACGAACTGGATTAG
- a CDS encoding TetR/AcrR family transcriptional regulator, whose product MSETVTRASLKNATTKEDWILLAYKVLNEGGVSAIKVVPMAKRLNLTSGSFYWHFKNVRELLDEVLRYWEQELTDNVITKAKKFGGPPEDRILLLMKKVIEEDAALPDHAVSVWANTDEKVKESYQRTIGKRFQFAAWMFEQAGFSKEEAKARGRLMVTSLMGDSSTGLKTQGDWEKVIEREHAILIGK is encoded by the coding sequence ATGTCAGAAACTGTCACCCGAGCCTCACTCAAAAACGCCACGACCAAAGAAGACTGGATATTGCTGGCCTACAAAGTCCTGAACGAGGGCGGCGTTTCCGCGATAAAGGTCGTGCCAATGGCAAAGCGGCTGAACCTGACAAGCGGTAGCTTTTACTGGCATTTCAAGAACGTCCGTGAGCTTTTGGATGAGGTTCTCAGATATTGGGAGCAGGAACTGACTGACAACGTGATTACAAAGGCCAAAAAATTTGGCGGCCCCCCTGAAGACCGTATCCTTCTTCTTATGAAAAAGGTCATTGAAGAGGACGCCGCCTTGCCGGATCACGCTGTTTCAGTCTGGGCGAATACCGATGAGAAGGTGAAAGAATCGTATCAAAGAACCATCGGCAAACGGTTCCAATTTGCTGCCTGGATGTTTGAACAGGCCGGTTTTTCGAAGGAAGAAGCTAAAGCGCGTGGAAGACTAATGGTCACTTCGCTAATGGGAGACTCTTCGACTGGTCTGAAAACGCAAGGCGATTGGGAAAAAGTTATAGAACGGGAACACGCAATTCTTATTGGAAAATAG
- a CDS encoding IS6 family transposase, whose protein sequence is MMYVRFPLSLRNVEDLLHERGIEISHETVRFWWNRFGPMFAAEIRRNRISRMRSYSNWRWHLDEVFVKINGETHYLWRAVDHEGEILESYVTKRRDRKAALKFLRKSMKRYGQPEVIVTDKLRSYGAAMKDIGNVTKQETGRWLNNRAENSHLPFRRREKAMLRFRQMRCLQKFATVHSSVHNHFNQERHLYSRDNFKLNRSAALSEWRQLCSA, encoded by the coding sequence ATGATGTACGTTCGATTTCCTCTGTCTCTTCGCAACGTTGAAGATCTCCTGCATGAGCGCGGCATCGAAATCAGCCATGAAACGGTTCGGTTCTGGTGGAATAGATTTGGTCCAATGTTCGCAGCAGAGATCCGTAGAAACAGGATCAGTCGGATGCGATCTTATTCGAACTGGCGTTGGCATCTGGACGAGGTTTTCGTGAAGATCAACGGCGAGACGCACTACTTGTGGCGGGCTGTGGACCACGAAGGCGAGATACTGGAAAGCTATGTTACTAAGCGCCGGGACCGCAAAGCTGCGTTGAAATTCCTCAGGAAATCAATGAAGCGCTATGGCCAACCTGAAGTAATCGTTACGGACAAACTCCGATCCTACGGCGCTGCGATGAAGGACATAGGTAACGTAACCAAACAGGAAACTGGCCGCTGGCTGAACAATCGTGCCGAGAATTCTCACCTGCCGTTTCGACGACGGGAAAAGGCAATGTTGCGCTTCCGACAGATGCGATGTTTGCAGAAATTCGCAACTGTCCATTCTTCGGTCCACAACCACTTCAATCAGGAACGCCACCTTTACTCACGAGACAATTTCAAACTTAACCGAAGCGCCGCTCTCTCCGAGTGGCGTCAGCTTTGTTCCGCCTAA
- the adhP gene encoding alcohol dehydrogenase AdhP has product MTKTMKAAVVRSLGAPLTIDEVPVPKVGPGQVLVKIEASGVCHTDLHAAEGDWPVKPEPPFIPGHEGVGYVAEVGAGVTTVKEGDRVGVPWLHSACGHCKHCLTSWETLCTEQQNTGYSVNGGYAEYVLADPNYVGHLPNTLEFEPAAPILCAGVTVYKGLKETDTKPGDTVVISGIGGLGHLAVQYAKAMGLHVIAVDIAPDKLALAEKLGADATINAAEIDPAAEVQKLCGGAEGALITAVSPKAFSQGIGMLGRRGTMSLVGLPPGTFDLDIFDTVLSRKTIRGSIVGTRQDLAECLQFAGEGKISVEYTTEPLENINSIFDRMRSNSIDGRIVMKI; this is encoded by the coding sequence ATGACCAAGACAATGAAAGCGGCGGTTGTGCGGAGTTTAGGTGCGCCGCTGACGATAGACGAAGTTCCAGTTCCGAAAGTTGGTCCGGGTCAGGTCTTGGTAAAAATCGAAGCGAGCGGCGTATGCCATACTGACCTCCATGCCGCTGAAGGGGACTGGCCTGTTAAACCCGAACCACCCTTTATCCCAGGTCATGAAGGTGTGGGATACGTAGCTGAGGTAGGAGCAGGTGTAACAACCGTCAAAGAGGGGGATCGCGTTGGTGTTCCTTGGCTTCACTCTGCGTGCGGTCACTGCAAACACTGCCTGACGAGCTGGGAAACGCTTTGCACAGAGCAACAAAATACTGGCTACAGTGTAAACGGTGGTTACGCCGAATATGTCCTGGCCGATCCAAATTACGTAGGCCATTTGCCAAACACCCTGGAGTTTGAACCAGCTGCTCCAATACTTTGCGCCGGGGTGACCGTGTACAAAGGTCTGAAGGAGACGGACACCAAGCCGGGTGATACAGTTGTTATTTCGGGCATTGGTGGATTAGGGCACCTGGCTGTTCAATATGCCAAGGCAATGGGTTTGCATGTCATCGCGGTGGACATCGCGCCTGACAAACTTGCGTTGGCGGAAAAGCTCGGGGCAGACGCAACAATCAATGCAGCCGAGATAGACCCCGCTGCTGAAGTTCAAAAACTTTGCGGTGGTGCAGAGGGCGCCTTGATAACCGCTGTTTCACCTAAAGCGTTTTCGCAAGGTATCGGGATGTTGGGGCGTCGGGGAACGATGTCTCTCGTAGGTCTGCCTCCGGGAACATTTGACTTGGATATCTTCGATACGGTTCTTTCGCGAAAAACGATACGCGGCTCCATCGTTGGAACGCGGCAAGACCTCGCTGAATGCTTGCAATTTGCAGGTGAAGGAAAAATTTCAGTGGAATACACAACCGAGCCACTTGAGAACATAAACTCCATTTTTGATCGAATGCGTTCCAACTCGATTGATGGCCGAATAGTCATGAAAATCTGA
- a CDS encoding HupE/UreJ family protein, translating to MRTPMPYLVADKVGELDDDALPDAAPFTTNAMSNGQLVHFVDLQAIMSDPNGLGQFAEGGLHLLVDNHRLRGTVEAVRLHRVGNEPGFATLAEAQQAVDTETALTPPLYVGDTIVDLVLYYDTDGPVQSYSIANVLDPGLPDQDQTANLILDYASDTPQIFRSRGLMSDPVEIQQEGYGGFLSFVWEGIRHILEGLDHVLFVVCLVIGAQTLRALLLRATGFTVGHSVTLSLGFFGFVPSGAWFVPAVETGIALSIIFAAVAAFMSFKDSARSEVTMVLLTTLIGLLHGLGFSFVLHKILQVTSPNIWQSLLAFNLGVELGQVAIILALWPALIMCRRMNSSLWMSLRVGLAGGCAAIACYWTFQRVAEVYSTLA from the coding sequence ATGCGTACACCCATGCCCTATCTGGTTGCAGATAAAGTCGGTGAGCTGGACGATGACGCTCTGCCAGATGCTGCGCCTTTCACGACCAACGCAATGAGTAACGGTCAGTTGGTCCATTTTGTCGACTTGCAGGCTATCATGAGCGACCCGAACGGTTTGGGGCAATTCGCCGAAGGTGGATTGCATCTGCTGGTCGACAACCACCGCTTAAGAGGAACAGTTGAGGCCGTTCGCTTGCATCGCGTTGGAAATGAGCCCGGATTTGCAACTTTGGCCGAGGCTCAACAGGCAGTAGACACCGAAACGGCCTTAACGCCACCGCTTTATGTCGGTGACACGATTGTTGATCTTGTTCTGTACTACGACACTGACGGCCCGGTCCAATCGTACAGCATTGCCAACGTGCTGGACCCCGGCTTGCCGGATCAGGACCAAACGGCGAACCTCATTCTCGATTACGCGTCTGACACACCGCAGATTTTCCGGTCTCGGGGTCTGATGTCCGACCCTGTGGAGATCCAGCAAGAAGGATACGGAGGATTCCTGAGTTTTGTCTGGGAAGGCATACGGCATATCCTCGAAGGGTTGGATCATGTTCTTTTTGTTGTGTGTTTGGTCATTGGAGCGCAGACACTCAGGGCGCTATTGCTGCGTGCAACCGGTTTTACCGTTGGGCATAGCGTAACGCTGTCGCTGGGGTTTTTCGGGTTTGTACCATCTGGCGCGTGGTTTGTTCCTGCCGTCGAAACCGGAATCGCGCTTTCTATCATATTTGCAGCCGTCGCAGCGTTTATGAGTTTTAAGGACAGCGCGCGCTCTGAGGTCACGATGGTGCTTCTGACGACACTGATTGGCCTCTTGCACGGGCTTGGGTTTAGCTTTGTGTTGCACAAGATTTTGCAGGTTACATCCCCAAACATCTGGCAAAGCCTGCTTGCATTCAATCTTGGCGTCGAGCTTGGCCAGGTCGCCATTATTCTTGCGCTCTGGCCTGCCTTAATAATGTGTCGGCGCATGAACTCCAGTTTGTGGATGTCCCTACGAGTGGGCTTAGCCGGTGGATGTGCGGCTATCGCCTGCTATTGGACCTTTCAGCGAGTTGCCGAGGTTTATTCCACGCTGGCTTAA
- a CDS encoding GMC family oxidoreductase, whose protein sequence is MVAFDFVICGAGTAGCILANRLSSDPANRVLLLEAGQEMKGPLLEAYGASVDQWDTPLDWAFRSEPQEHFDNRRILLNRGKGLGGSSGINWGMYVRGNRGDYDHWAQLGNTGWSYDDVLPFMKRSEASSIFDDDFHGIDGDISIEMPRNMHPLQEMCFEAYEDVGVPRNPDYNGKTQEGCFFYQFTTKNGRRISAADGFLDPVTDRPNLMVVTGALLTGVTFESNRATGVTYSKGREATVVSAGEVILSMGTIGTPQLLMLSGVGPAKHLEEHGIQCLSDLEGVGQNLLDHFGGPRVLFTLREPEKFGFPIPNEAASLREFEATGTGPLATTGVDAGAFVKLRDSDEYPSAQSVCFVSNTHMDRAMGTPPSVRFGGYICRTLSKGSVRLASASPFDRPLVDPNYFSDPLDVDTHVEFIRFNQRLAEHPVFESVRDAVAGPGSDRDAIIAATRAEASTTWHQTSTCRMGIDQTAVVGPDLKVRGIENLRVVDASVFPTMPSGNTNAPTMMVAEKGASLIMS, encoded by the coding sequence ATGGTGGCCTTTGATTTTGTGATTTGTGGCGCGGGCACCGCAGGGTGCATTCTGGCCAACAGACTTTCCTCCGATCCCGCCAACAGAGTTCTCTTGCTTGAGGCTGGGCAAGAAATGAAAGGTCCGCTCCTGGAAGCGTATGGCGCGTCCGTGGATCAGTGGGACACACCGCTGGATTGGGCGTTTCGTTCAGAACCCCAAGAACATTTCGACAACAGGCGCATCTTGCTAAATCGAGGCAAGGGTCTTGGCGGATCAAGCGGCATAAATTGGGGTATGTATGTGCGCGGCAATCGCGGCGACTACGACCATTGGGCTCAACTCGGAAATACAGGTTGGTCCTATGACGACGTGCTGCCGTTCATGAAAAGATCGGAGGCCAGCAGCATTTTCGACGATGACTTTCATGGCATAGACGGTGACATTTCCATTGAGATGCCGCGCAATATGCACCCGCTTCAAGAGATGTGCTTTGAAGCCTACGAAGATGTCGGTGTTCCACGCAACCCAGACTACAACGGCAAAACGCAGGAAGGATGTTTCTTCTACCAGTTCACAACTAAAAACGGGCGGCGCATCAGCGCAGCCGATGGTTTTTTGGACCCGGTCACGGATCGTCCCAACCTAATGGTTGTCACTGGGGCCTTGCTGACAGGCGTGACGTTTGAAAGCAATCGCGCCACAGGCGTGACTTACTCGAAAGGGCGCGAGGCCACGGTTGTGTCGGCGGGCGAAGTCATTCTTTCGATGGGAACAATTGGCACACCGCAATTGTTGATGCTGTCGGGCGTCGGTCCCGCGAAGCATCTGGAAGAGCATGGCATTCAATGCCTGAGCGATCTTGAGGGCGTCGGCCAAAATTTGCTGGATCATTTCGGCGGGCCGCGAGTATTGTTCACGTTACGCGAACCAGAGAAATTTGGCTTTCCTATCCCAAACGAGGCGGCGAGTTTGCGCGAGTTTGAGGCTACGGGGACGGGCCCGCTCGCCACGACAGGCGTTGATGCCGGAGCCTTTGTTAAGTTGCGAGACAGCGACGAATATCCAAGCGCGCAGTCTGTCTGTTTTGTCTCGAACACCCATATGGATCGAGCGATGGGAACGCCGCCCAGTGTTCGGTTTGGTGGTTACATTTGCAGGACTCTCTCGAAAGGTAGCGTTCGGCTCGCGTCGGCCAGCCCATTTGATCGCCCTTTGGTCGATCCCAACTATTTTTCAGACCCACTCGATGTCGACACCCATGTCGAGTTCATCCGATTCAACCAACGATTAGCCGAGCATCCGGTTTTCGAGAGCGTTAGGGATGCGGTTGCCGGACCCGGATCAGATCGGGATGCCATCATCGCCGCAACACGTGCTGAAGCCAGCACCACCTGGCACCAAACTTCAACCTGCCGAATGGGCATCGATCAGACTGCAGTTGTAGGCCCAGACTTGAAGGTGCGCGGAATCGAAAATCTACGCGTGGTTGATGCATCCGTATTCCC